Genomic segment of Gouania willdenowi chromosome 17, fGouWil2.1, whole genome shotgun sequence:
AAAGCTCTAATCCTGCAGCTAATCACAGTTTAtagcttaaaatgttgctacaaCTTTCCTcttaatctttttgtttttttttaaaacgtcaAATTAATGTTTGATCAGTGGATAAACTCATGCTTTTCTGTGGTACAGGGCTGCTGTGCTGGAGAGGATGCCTGTGATCGAGAGGAACTCTTCTGGGCTGATTAATGGAGATCCAACAGGAGAACCTGTAAAGGAGGTCCAACCAAGCAAAGTGAAAACAGAAGTGTCTCTGCCACTGCCACAGGCCGCTGATCAGGTACGGAATGATAGCCGAGGGTGCACCAGTTAGTCTACGTTAGGGGATAAATGTAGCTGGTTTTGGTTAAAGGTAAAGGCTACAGCACACATATCACAGTGAGATCCagctggagatttttttttattttcatattgttTTCTTTCCTCAGACGTGTGATCTGTTGGACCTGCTGAGTTCCTCTGAGCAGCAGCCTCAGTCCCCCCCAGCAGCAGGCAGCTCTATACTCACTCAGCCTCTGGGCACAGACTGTAGTGCTGGGAGAGACCTACTGGACCTACTGGGAGGGTTAGAGCCCACACCGCCACCAACAGCAGGTCTGATTCCCACACAGAAATACAGCTGCACTGATCCGAACACAGAACTATAACGTTTGTCTCTGCTCCCACAGCTCCCACAGTGACCGTGTACGAGAAGGATGGTGTGACTCTGACCATCGTGTGTGAGAAACAGTCGGACTCGGCCATGACCGTAACACTCACAGGTTTTAACTCTTCAGACTGTGATGTGAGCAGCTTCACTCTGCAGGCAGCTGTGCCTAAGGTTAGTGTTACAGTCGGTGATGAAATGACGCACAACGCTGGTCCTGTGAACAGCAGCTTCAGTCAGTCGAGTTAATCAGAGCGGTATATTCTGATAAAAGCAGAATAAATATTAGTAAACTAAGCTCCTGTTTGTTTTCTACCACTTGTTAACTCTATTTTggattaatgcagtggttcccaacctttgtcAGGTCATGATCCCATTTTTATATCTCAAATTTCTGGCGagcccagagactttttttaaatcatatttgttatactttgttacaaatacagagtagttaggaataatgcacaaagtgacaagatgcaccagctaAGATAttgtatactgcattttatttgaactagatttatatttgagaaagtgaaagtatagaatacatttgttggagattgtgtgtggtgttttaatttgaaaaagaataataattaagttctttgtgttttctgcgttgtgcaaaatagataaataaaaataaatgcagcACAGACTTTCGAAAATGCCCAATACGTTCTTAGCTGTTTGAACATTTTGATAGCGGTCACAACCTGACATCGATccaccaaatttgaatgaaatcaaAACCTATTTAAACTGTATAGGAATTATTGAAAGTTGTAAATGGGCTTTCCAATGTTAATTTCCAAAAATCGCTGAGTCAGCAATCTGGATCAAATCCGGAACCTGTTTGGTCAGTTGCTGCAAAATCGTGAACGAATCGATTTAGATCTTAAGGAGATATGACTTTTAGATTTTTGCCCCATGCTAAAGGTAGGGAATTttgcgatttaaaaaaaaaattgtttttgtgaCCTTGATTTTAAACTTACCTTCACCAAAATTGAATGGTGTCATCTGTAGCCAAAAACCAATTAACGGAAAATTTTTTAGGTGGATTCGTCAAAAATTGAGgatacacaaacatacaaacaagACGACCAATATACTTTCGAAAACCGTTTTCTAaagtaataattattttaatcagtattttatttaaattttattattactagacatttcaggcgatcttattttatttccaggcaaccccagggttgaaaacccctggatGTTGCTAGGTTTCAGCCTGTCACGCACCTGTTGGTGATCATCAGTGCAATCATTAGTAttgagaggttttttttttgccttaaaaCCGacttttctcctctcacagaGCGTCCAGTTACACATGAAGGCTCCCAGTGGAGACTCTCTGCCTGCAGGAGGAGCTGCTAAAGTCACTCAGGTGGTGCTTCTCAACAACCCCAACAAGGTGCGTCTGCAGAACAGAcagatgttatttatttatttagtgtagGAATgggaaggacacacacacacacacacacacacacacacacacacacacacacacacacagagaacgcTGTGGAAGCTAAAGCATGTTTTTGGACTTTAGAATCAAACTATGAGATAAAAACATAGAAATGCAAACTCTGCTGTTTGTTTGACCCAATACATTTGGACTTACTGTATCGTTTTTAATGGCAAcattatcagaatcagatataCTTTATTGATCTCAGGAGgaaattgcttctttttttcttttttttttacagatgttccagaaataattatttaatcatGAATtgttattaaccattaattCATAATGTTTAAGGGGATATTTGGTTTTAACTTGAATTTTTCCAATTCCAGGTTAATCTGAAGATGAGGATCCGTGTGTCGTACAGCTGCAGAGGTTCCACCGTACAGGAAACGGTGCAGGTCGACTCATTCCCAGGACTCTGACCAGCAAATGAAGTGTCatcatttctgctgcttttatGGATTCATTTTTACTCCTCTCCCCCTAATCCTAATCAGAAGGGTTTAGGGGGGTTTTAGACAGACTTGAATATGCAGGTATTAAATGAAAATAGTCCTTTAGCAACTACCATCataaagttttattgttttgtgcacAAAACGCTACCTTAATGTCCTCAAAGTGTGAACAGCACATGAACATACAGACATGCAAAAAAGCAAATGGACATCTTTTATCTTAGAAACTTGACTTTTTGCATGTCTTtgtacattttagtttaaaatgtgaactttttCAACGCTCCTTGTGCTGCATTTTCTCGCCTTGTGTTGTTTAGGAAatgtttcctgtttttattcctcTGTGCCTTTCATTCCCTTAttatctgtcattgttatggaacgccgattgtaaagttgcgcatgctaaaacaaaaagcaacaaaccacgtttacaaaatacatatgaaattttttgttacttttgaccaaatttagagcaaattttgtgaaatttgtgtaaaaatgtcaaggttacatttcaatattaatgctaaacctaaatctaaatgctaaatccaaaaggtgaatttgcatattaactaaatattttgttagatttagatttaattgtaacatttagattcaacattgacatatttttaggAGAAAAAAACCATCCccaatattgctgtaaatctgttaaaaagtgacaaaaattcaCGTTTTTTAAACGTTGCTTGTCAaacgttgctgtttattttaacatccacaactttacaatcggcgccccatacaTCCTTGGGTTGTAACACTAAGATTAAAACTGGAAGTATTGTGTATAAAGCAAAGCAGCACAATTCTGCTTACAAgatgtattttttctataaatgAAAGTACAAATGAACAATCTCTTATAATGTATTATAAGTGGCAAAATTCATTTGACGTTACttggagtaaaaaaaattattgagcAGAGAAATGTCTGAGATTTTTGATCATCTTTAAGTCAAACTTctgatgaaaataaagtgtttttttctctcccacAATGCTCCTCTGTGATGTGtgtattattgaaaaaaaaatgtaaaaaaaatgatgattcaACTCAAGCATTTATTGACAAACAAAAGCCTCCTGTTGTCAGACTGTCTCTTACTGCTCATGAGAAGCATTGACttgtgtttacaaaaaaaagatacaatgtCCTCTTTTTAGTTTGTGTCGGTTCATCCGTGTGACATTTAGCTTTGAAGGATGGGCAAATATGAGGTGGGTGGGGGGTTGGCTCTCATAATGGCGGCTGTATGTGGTGTGTCCGGGCCGTGGTGGACCCTCCTCTCAGCGCTAACACCAAGTGGAGCACCGAGCCTCCCTGGATCTTATAGTCCGCCGCTGTCTTCTCATCATTCCTATTGGAGAGAAACGGGAGCGTTTAGAGGAGAAATGTCCACTGTGCAGCATGACTCACTCACATCTGCTTCCCACTGTAGATGAGCCTCTGCTGCTGTGGGGGGatcccctccttctcctccactCTTTCTTTGATGCGCTCCACCTTTAGGGAGGGAAGAGATTTGGGAATGAGGAAGTCACTTAGTGTGCGTTGTGGATTTAAGAAGTTTGAAAGCAAGCCGTCACCTTGTCTGTGGGCTCAATGTCAATTTCAATTTCTTTCCCAGTGAGAGTCTGAAATGCAGAGAGAAATGCATCACAATCTGGAACCATGTCAGTCACAACACCAACAACAACCCATGATGCAATACTATTTATGATCTTTCGTTAATTAATACAATCTAAATCCCAGTTTCCCCAAACTATTTTATAAATCTAGTAAGTGTAATTTACAAAGTTAAACGAAATTTATGGTTTAAGTTTTTGTTCTTGGGttttttagggggaaaaaaaacacctatATTATTGTAAAAGAAGCGTaagaaatgatttaaaaatccttaaaatgaggggtttttttcccactgataaaaaacatttcttaaacaaaataaatgtggcacttttttcaaaactgaagctgatttatttttcttaatttgcaAAGATGATGTTTTATATGCAGtggggcatcacattaaaagtggTTTCATGCGTTAATTCGATGGTGATATAAATATAATGTGGCCTAAAATGAGGTGATGGGGAAGAGGGTCAATGGATAtagaaaatcaaaaacaaagtgttggacaatattggATATTAGCAAAATGCTAATATTTAACATCTCTAATTAGAACCTGTTTGTCTTACGCAGTGTAAATATGTAGCTGTTGTGTTCATCTCTTGCCGTCTGTCAGGTccctgattaaaaaataaatattcgaACGAAATATAGTATACTTTGCTTATGGATTGTTTATTAAacgaagtgtctattgatacggaaacataCATTTTACGGATCTTTTCTACATAAGTGGTCTAAGTGCCTGACTATAGAATTCTTCTTTccgctgccgtgggttcgaatcccgcttttgtcatatatattttttcattttaacatatttaacacggcaaattctacctttaaaaatacatatatatacgaaaacatttttagggtttttcctgggttagggttaaaaaaaagtgtatttcctAGGTTAAGTTTAGGGATagagttagggctaaaataaaagggttagcggggtagctcaaaataaatatgagctcaaataaaactgacgtactttaaatcacaaaaaaaataaaaaataaaaaaataaatcacgtggTGCATCTATCGCGTGAccgaaactggccaatgaggggcgttcCGTATGAATAGCCACGGCCTTTACTAAAACAgagaatttttatttattttttacctaaaATGATTGAATGATTAAAAGGCTTGTGGATGtaaaggttatttatttaatttataaaaaaaatttaaataaaagtgattACAATCAGGGAAAGTGTTTAGGTTAAAACATTTTCACATAAAGGAGTGATTCCTTGACCCTATTGAACTTTGTTAGTTTAATACACACCAGGTTACAGTTCTGAACCATTCTCAAACAACCTAGAGATAAAGTGTCCTAATATTCGTCAAACTCACAACCCACCAACTGGTTCGCTCGATATGAAGGGGCGACGTTGTGTCA
This window contains:
- the nedd8l gene encoding NEDD8 — encoded protein: MLIKVKTLTGKEIEIDIEPTDKVERIKERVEEKEGIPPQQQRLIYSGKQMNDEKTAADYKIQGGSVLHLVLALRGGSTTARTHHIQPPL